The nucleotide sequence CTACATATTTGCCAGCCTTCATTGCGGCAATTGCAATTTGTGCATGCCATTCCCATTGAGTAGCGATTACCACCGCATCAAGGTCGTCTCGGTTGCATAGGTTGCGCCAATCTTTGTGCGCGTCCGCTCTAAGGCCAGTCTTTCGCTCAATTATGTCTAGGGCATTTCTAACGGTAAAGTCGTTGACGTCGCAGATTGCTCGGACTTCTGTGTTTGGAAATTGGAGCAAAATACTTAAGAGACCAATCCCGCGCGACCCGACGCCAATAACGCCTATTCTAACCTTTTCTGCCATTTATTAATCATCCTTCCTAAGGGATTTCACAATGGACGCCTGTTAAGGAAAGGCTTTGGATTACGCAATCCGATGCAGTTCTTGCAGGACCTCGCCTAAATAGCCTGCGTCTTCTTGCTCAAACTGCCTCAATAGTGGAAGGTGGTTTCGGCGTAATGTTGTATGTTACGCTCACCACGCCTGGCACCTTGCTTGTGATTTCAAAGGCTAGTTTCTCCAGTATGTCAAAGGAGAGTCTTGTAGGAGTGGCGGTTCGCGCGTCAACGCTGTCCCAACATCGAATTTCTATTTGCTGGCCAAATTCGCGCTTCCCATCTCGAATGCCTGTAACCTTATCCTCATGGAGAATAGCCATATATTGAAACGCACCAGTTTCTATTAGCAGGCGCTCGACAATGGCCGTCGCTTTTCTTACAGTTTCAATACGCTCGGGCGTAACCTCGCCAATAACGCGCGCAGCTAATGCAGGACCTGGGAATGGAATGCGCTCATATACCTTGGCTGGCAGTCCCAATGCTTCTGCTAGCTTGCGAACCCCATCTTTTCTGAGTTGGATGAGTGGCTCGATGATTTTATAGCCAAATGCTGATTGTGGGTCAATGCCAAGTTGCTCGAAGACATTGTGCTGGCGTTTGATGCCTGCAACCGTTTCATCAACATCGGTTAGAATCGTGCCTTGGAGCAAGTATTTTGCCCCGCTTTCCTTCACAATTCGGCCGAATACCTTTTTATAAAAGGTCTGAGTGATCGCTTCACGTTTTTCTTCTGGATCGGTAATTCCTTTGAGGGCTGTGAAGAACTCATCTCGAGCGTCGACTATGTCAACCTTTACTCCAAGTTCGCGAAATAGGCTTTGCACATTTTGTGGTTCATTTTCGCGCATAATGCCGTTATCAATGAAAACTGTTTTTAGTCGGTCGCCTAAGGCAATGTGTCCTAGCATAGTGACTGTTGACGAATCTACGCCTCCTGAAAGAGCGTTGATTGCCATACCGTCGCCTACTATATCTCTAATCTCTTTGACCTTTTCACTTATGAAGCGCTCGGGATCGAGTTCCTGCGCTTTGATTTCCTTGATCATCTTCTAATGCTCCTTTGTGGTTGACTTTATTTGCCTACATTGGTAGATTCGCTTATCCCGCTCTCAATCCTTCTAGCCGTAATTAGTTTGCAAGCTAGGTGGCAAAATTAAGGATGAAACTTTCCAGGTTCTGGCAATTTTCTGCCCAGAATGCTATTATAAGAAGCGATCAGGTTTGAAAAGAGGGAGATTGCCTGGGAATGAAGGAAAAAAAAGAAATATCTAGCGACAGTCCGACCGACTTTATCCGGGAGGCTATAATAGAGGACCTTCGTAGCGGGCGGTTTGACCACGTTCATACTCGATTTCCTCCTGAGCCGAATGCCTATTTGCATATCGGCCATGCTAAGGCTGTATGGATTAACTATGGCATTGCGCAAGAGTTTGGGGGGCTTTTTAACCTCAGGTTCGATGATACCAATCCAGCAACAGAAGAGAAAGAATTTGTGGATGCCATTATAGAGGATGTTCGTTGGCTGGGCGTGGATTGGGGCGATCGCTTGTTTTTTGCTTCGGACTACTTTGAGCAGATGTATGAATGGGCAATTGAACTTATAAAAAAAGGCAAGGCATATGTTTGCGATCTTTCTGCAGAGGAGCTTAGCAGAACGCGAGGTACTCCAACAGAGCCTGGTATCGAGAGCCCCTACCGTAATCGCAGTGTTGAAGAGAACCTCGACCTCTTCAAGCGCATGCGGGCGGGTGAATTCCCTGATGGTGCGCGCACGTTGCGGGCGAAGATTGACATGTCTTCGCCAAACATGAACTTGCGCGACCCAGTTATGTATCGGATTATGCACAAAACCCACCACCGCCAGGGAAATAAATGGTGCATTTATCCCATGTATGACTGGGCTCATGGCCTCGAAGACTCAATCGAGGGAATTACCCATTCCCTATGCTCACTGGAATACGAAAATCATCGCCCGCTTTATGATTGGTTCCTTGACCAATTGGGGATTTATCATCCGCGGCAAATCGAATTTGCGCGCCTTAATCTCTCTTATACCGTTATGAGCAAGCGGCGGTTTATTGAGCTTGTAAACGGCGGCTATGTAAATGGATATGATGACCCTCGGCTGCCAACGCTGGCCGGGCTTCGAAGACGTGGCTATACACCCGAAGCAATTCGGGAGTTCTGCAGGAGGATTGGGGTTGCCAAAACCGAGAGCGTAGTTGATATTGCCGTTTTGGAGGATTGCATTCGAGATGATCTTAATAAACGCGCAGAGCGGCGGATGGCGGTAATGAATCCGCTCAAGGTTGTTTTGGTTAATTATCCTGAGAATCAGGTTGAGGAGCTAGATGTTATCAACAACCCAGAAGACCCTAGCTCTGGAACTCGCAAAGTACCGTTCTCGCGCGAACTTTATATCGAGCGCGATGACTTCCGCGAAGAGCCGCCACCAAAATTCTTCCGATTAGCGCCTGGACGTGAGGTAAGGCTTCGAAACGCTTATTTCATCAAGTGTGAAAAGGTTGTCAAAGATAAAAATGGCGAAGTAAAGGAGTTGCACTGCACGTATGACCCAGCTACTCGCGGCGGAGATGCTCCCGACGGCCGCAAGGTGAAAGCAACGCTGCATTGGGTTTCTGCTCGGCATGCTGTCCAAGCTGAGGCAAGGCTCTATGACCACTTGTTCCTAAAGCCTGATCCAGATGATGTGGAGCCTGGGCAAAGTTATTTATCAAACCTTAATCCAAATTCGCTTGTAGTGACCGATTGCTTTGTTGAACCTAGCGTTGTTGGTTCGGAACCCGGTACGAAATACCAATTTGAGCGCATAGGATACTTTTGCGTAGACAAGGATTCTACTCCGGAGAGGTTGGTTTTCAATCGCACGGTTACACTTCGCGATACGTGGGCGAAAATCGAAAAGTCGCTAAAGACAGGGAGTTGACATCTGACCTGATGCATGATATCATGTAGGTGCGCTGCCGGATAGCTCAATGGTAGAGCGCGTGGCTCTGGACCACGATGTTCCAGGTTCGAGTCCTGGTCCGGCAGCCATTTTTATTATCCTCTCAAATTCAATTCATAAGCCGGTTAAAGATCTCAAAGTAGTTCTTAATTTGGCGCGGTGGGAAATTCTAAGCTGTTAATAAGCCAATTTGATTGTTTATTAATTTCTCAAAGGCTTGGATGATTTACGTCGGTGCTAAAATTTCATAACAAGCGTGATGTAGTAATAGAAGAACGGAGCCGCAAAGAAAAGGCCATCAAAGCGGTCAAGAATTCCCCCATGGCCCGGTAGGATGCTGCCGAAGTCTTTGAGTCCAAGTTCGCGCTTCAAGGACGATTCTACCAAGTCGCCAACCAAGCTTACGAGTGCGATGCTAACGCCAAGTACCAAAATGTGGACCCAAGGCATTGAGACGAGTAGCCCCATAACCACGCACATAGCGACAGACCATGTGATGCCAGCAAATGCACCCTCCCAGCTTTTCCCGGGGCTTAGAACTGGTGTCATTTTATGATAACCCCATTTTCGACCTATCAAGTATGCTCCAGTATCCGCCGCCCATGCTGCAAAAACAACAAATAGTACAAGCCATGCTCCCCATGGAACCTCGAAGCCAGTGATTTTCATTTGGGTTTTTCCTGGGATGCTTTGGAGAGCCACTAGATAGGAGAACAGCCAGCCGACATAGATTACTCCCAGGTATGTCACACCAAGATTCCGAATCGGGGCCCGGTCGCGTTTTAAGAGCTCAATGGACAAGCTGGAAATTATAAAGAAGGTCAAAACGCCTGGTATTAAAATCACAGGTGGATTGAACCTCTCTCGTGCGGCAAAAAGGAAAAGTATTACACACCCAACGCCAAGCCATTCCTGGGGTTCGGCGCCGGTCCTGCGCACACCTCGGTAGAACTCGTTCAAGCCTAGCAGCGAAAGCAATCCAATAGCTAAGATGAAGGGTGTTCCATTCCATACAAGAAGCGAGAGAATCATCAGCGGGATGCCAATAATCCCGCTGACAAAACGCATAATCATGTTCTTGCCTCGGTGCGCGTTCAAATAGAATTCGGTTGGCATTATAGCACGCTTATGAAATAGGAGCAAGCAACAGTGTGGCTAAAACAGTTTATTTGGTATTATCAAGTTTGACGTGAGTTGGGAAGACTTCCATCGAGGGTAGGAATCAAGTCTTTCTTGCGGTAGTTTATTTAGTTGACAAACACTTAATAATAAATTAAAATGGCTTTGGTATCGCCCGGCACTCACAAATGATCGTTCCGCGCTAGCTAGCCACTACTTGCTAGCATTTCTCCCGGAGGCCACCAACGATCTTCATGCTGCCGTGCGGAATTTTATCTCTCGGGAGGGATGCCAATGAAAGGCATGCGTTTTCCATTCCACCTTATTTTGCCCCTGACCCTTTTTCTAAGCTTGCTCTTAGGAGGAGCGTGCCAATCAGGCACGGTGTATTTCTTGAGCCAGGACGGTTCAATGGTCGGCATCAATGACCCTGCAATAGCGGATCCAATCTCCGCTCTAAGCGCACTTGCCGCAGGGCCTGAGATGGTATACGGTGCTGGCGGGCTAGGTTCAGCGATCCCAAGGGGTACGAAAATCAAAGGCATGAATATTGAGGGGGACACGGTAATCGTGGACTTCTCCGAAGAAGTGCTAGCGGGGCTTGACGAAGCCAGATTAGAGGCAATCTTCAAGCAAACCAAGGCAACAGTGGAGCAGTTCATCCCTAGAAAGAGCATAAGGCTCACAGTCAATGGAGAACTTATGTCGAACTTCCTGCCGCCTGCGCCCGAAATCGAGCCTGCTGGAACGACTGAGCCTACTGGCGAAGTCGGCATTCAATCGCTTAGCGGACGGAGCATAACGCTTTCACCAGGCCACGGTATATACTGGAATGGCAGTGGTTGGTATACAGCCCGTCCCGTCTACTGTGCGCCACTTGACCAGGAGGACTTCCATAACCTTACTTACTCAATATATCTGAAGTCTTACCTCGAAGCCGACGGCATGCTTGTCAAGATGGTTCGTTGTACAGACAAGAACTACGGTACTTGTCCGCTTTCCAATCAGGATTGGTGGAAAATGGGTGCTTCCTACTGGCTTCAGCATGTAGGATATCCGTGTAGTGTATATGCTAGCTATACTGGCGACTGCACGCTGGGAACCGGCGCCAGCGAGTCGAGCGACGATATACGTGCGAGGCCACTTGCCTCAGACTATGACAACACGAACATTTACATTTCCCTCCACACGAATGGCTATCAAGGTGACTGCTATGGCACAACATGCCCGACAGGCACGATTACCTACTATGATTGCTCCGCCGAGCATGCCGCTTGGTGCAATGTCAGCCAAAATCTTGCTAATGCGGTTCACGATAGTCTAATATCCACAATCCGCAATGAAATCGGTGACTCGGGATGGGTAGACCGAGGAAAGGCTGACTCGAACGGAGCATATGGCGAAATCCGAATCCCAGATAGGGCGGCGATTCTCATTGAGTTAGCCTTCCATGACACTTGCGACCTCGATGCTATTAGGCTGAGGGATTCGTTCTGGACTTCAGGCGCTATGTGGGGAATCTACAAAGGCATCTGTCAGTATTTCGGAACAACTCCTACCTGGGGTTTCTATTCGTCGGAATATGTGAGCGACACTATACCCTCCCAAATGGCGCCCGGAGAAGTCAGACAAGTCAGTATTACGCTCCGCAATAGGGGAGTAGTTTGGTCGGAGGCAAAGGCATTTAGGCTTGGTGCAGTTGATGATTCCGACCCATTTACAACCCAAACCCGCCATACTATAACAGGTGAGGTGAACCCGGGCGATACATACACCTGGACGTTCACTTTGACGGCACCGACTACACCTGGTAACTACATCACCGATTGGCGGATGGTTCGCGATGGCGTAACATGGTTTGGCGCAACTGTTCAAAAGTCAATCCAAGTGGGTGGTGAACCAGACACCCAGCCGCCAAGCGTCCCGCAGAACCTTGCCGCTGTGCCAGTTTTGCCCACTCAGGTAAATCTTACGTGGAGCGCCTCGACCGACAATGTAGGCGTTGTTGGCTACAAAATCTATAGGAATAACTCCCAAATCGGTGTGAGCACAACCACTAGTTACTCCGACACAACATGCTCATCGAATACAACCTATACCTATGAAGTAACGGCTTATGACGGTGCCCTGAACGAGTCTGGGAGAAGCGCTCCGGCAGTCGTGACTACTCCCGCGACTACCGATTTCATTATTGACAATCCTGACGCTACGTTCACTGGGACATGGTCTACTGGCACAATGTCTGTGGATAAATATGGGTCGGATTACCGTTATATAGGCACGCAGACAACCGAGACAGGCACAGCTACTTGGAGGCCAAACATTCAGTTGGCTGGTTACTATGATGTCTACTGCTGGTATCCGCAGGGAAGCAACCGTACCACAAAGGCACCGTATACTGTGTATTGGAACGGCGGCTCCCAGCTGGTTGAGGTTAATCAACAGACGAACGGCGGCCGCTGGAACATTTTGGTCAGCTCCAAACCGTTTGCTACTGGAACTGGCGGCTACCTGAGACTTGGCAATGCTACAGGCGAGAGCAGTCTGGTGGTCATGGCTGACGCGGCGAGGTTCTTGAAAGTCGGTGATATAGATTCCCAGCCACCGAGTGTGCCGACAGACCTGACTGCCACGGTGGTGTCCAAGACCCGTGTTGATCTCTCGTGGACTGCTTCCACGGACAATGTAGGAGTTGCTGGCTATAAAATCTACCGAAATGGTGCTCAGATTGGTATCGCAGCTGCGACTAGCTATTCAGACACCACTTGCTCGCCGAATACCAGCTATACCTATACTGTTAGCGCTTATGATGCGGCGGGCAACGAATCGGCTCAAAGCGCCCCAGCCTATGCAACTACACCTGGCGTCCAGACCAAGAACTATGCGCCCACATCAATCACGCTTACAAAAGGCAGTGTGGCCTCGGGTTCTGTAAGCAACTTAGCCTCAAATGATTCCTCATATCTGGTGATTAACTCTGCAAAGCAGGGTCAAAACCAGATTATTGATTGGTACAGCAGTGTCTCGATAGCGGAGGCACCCGGTAGCGTAACGAAGCTTAGCATCACATTTGATGGTAAGCTCTCCACCTCTTTGAATCAAAAGCTGTACCTTTACAATTGGTCTACCTCGTCATGGGTGGAGATAGATAGCAGAACGGTAGGCAATAGTGATGTCACCATAACTTGGAGCACAACTTCGCCAGCGAGTTATATCTCGGCTTCAGGTGAGATCAGACTGCGGCAGTATACCACTGTCAAGAGCACTTCTCACTCCAGCTCGACGGACTTCGTCCAGTTTAGCATCGAGTACTAAAGACAACATATAGGCAGGTTAAAGCCCACCTGCCATAAAGGAACACTTCAAGGCAGGGAGAAATCCCTGCCTTATCTTTTAGCAGTGTTAAATAGCATATTTGTCGGAAAATACTAGGGAACAAGGACAGGAAGGGCGTGTGGAGAGATGGAGACTGCTACTGGGGTTTTGCCAAAAGAATCGCCGTCAAGTTGAACCATTGTGTCCGGTTCTGAACGCACAATCACGCTTGTTGTCTTAAAGTAACGGATGTTTTTGTTATAAACATGTTTTTGCATGAATAGTTCAAGAATTTGGCGCAAAAACCCCAATTTGAACGTTACTGGTTGCTCGAAAACAAGGACATCTAGGAGACCATCGTCATGCGACCCATATGGTGCAATTTTTAGCTTGTATGTATAAGTCGGGGAGTTTGCAACCACCACCACGTATGCCAAGCCCGAATAGCGGTTATCTGGCATTTCAAGGGTGAATTTCGTTGCCTTGTACCTTGCAAGGGTTTCGAGACCTTTAAGCACATATGCTGTAGCGCCTATGAGGTCTTTAAGCGGCTGAACGATGTTTGCGACTACTTCTGCATCAAATCCGAAACCTGCCATCAGTACAAAGCATCTGCTGTTTGCGACGCCAATGTCTATGTTCTTGACATGCCCTTGAAGGATAGTTTTAACGGCTTTATTGATTTTTAGTGGAATTCCAAGCTCGCGGGCAAGAACATTGACAGTGCCAAGAGGTAGAATACCCAGAGTAGAGCCTGAACCGGCCATTCCAGTGACAACTTCGTTAATTGTTCCGTCCCCGCCGGCTGCAATTATTAGCTTTGCGCCCTTTTCTGCCGCCTGACGCGCAAAAATCGTCGCATCACCTGGCTTGGCTGTTGACTTGATTTCGCATTCCAAGCCGTGTTCTCGAATGGCTTGCTCTAATCCTCTTCTAAACAGCCTTGAATGGCTTCGGCCTGCGGTTGGATTGTAAATAAGAACGGTGCTCATGATGGTGTAAATAAAGGGAGAGTAGGTGAACTAAGATACTTGGAGAAATACCCCTTTTCTCGCACCCAATCTCCCTTTTAGTGCAACAATCCGCCTCTGATAGTCAGCAAATCGTGCCGACTATCGCTTTGTATGAGCTAATGTTTTATTCTACTGTCACGCTCTTTGCCAGATTCCTAGGCTGGTCAATCTCGCGATTCAATATTTGGGATGTCCAGTATGCAAGCAACTGAAGTGGAATCATAGTTGGCACAGGCATGAATAGGTCGTGTACCTTTGGCACCCAGACCACATAGTCAACAACATGGCTCAGGTCGGGATCACCTTCCTTGAGAAGCGCTAGGATGGTTGCACCCCTAGCTTGCATTTCCTTGATGTTCGAGATTGTTTTCTCGCGGACATGCTCTTGGGTTACCGGGACTATTACCCAAGTGCCTTTTGTAATCAATGCAAGTGGGCCATGTTTCATCTCGCCGGCGGCGTATGCCTCGGCATGAATATAGGAAATTTCTTTAAGTTTGAGCGCACCTTCCAAACCAACTGCGTAGTCCAGGCCGCGACCAAGGAAGTAAGCGTGTTCCTGAGGAGCCAGTGCCTTTGCAATTTCCTTTATCTGGTCTTCGGTCTGCAATGCTCTCTCAGCTACTTCAGGGAGCTTTCGCAGTTCTCTGACGTATTCCTTCTCTTGTTCTAGAGACATTGTGCCTCTTGCGCGGGCAAGGTAGATACCCATCAGGTAGAGGCCGATTATCTGAGTAATGTATGCTTTTGTTGATGCAACGCAGATTTCAGGCCCCGCGCGAGTATAAAGAATACTGTCGCATTCCCTATATAACGAGCTTCCGATTACGTTTACAACTGCCACAGTTGTAGAGCCAAACTTTTTAGCTAGACGAACCGCAGCTAGCGTATCCGCGGTCTCACCAGATTGGCTTATAGCGATTACCAAGCTTTTGTCGTCAAGTATTGGGCCGCGATATCGGAATTCGGATGCCAAATCAACTTCAACTGGCACGCCAAGTACTTTCTCAAAGAAGTATTTTCCCACGCAACCCGCATAGTACGCAGTCCCGCATGCAACAATGTAAATGCGGTTGAACCTCTTAAGTTGTTCGGGTGTGAGTTTTGTTTCTTCAAGACTCACGGTGTCGTCAGCGGTTAGTCTACCTCGCAAGGCTTCTTTGATGACCGCTGGTTGCTCATGTATCTCCTTTATCATGAAGTGTTCGTAGCCGCCTTTTTCCGCGGCGTTGGCGTCCCACGTAATCTGCAATACCTCGCGCTTGACCGGAGCCCCTGAAACAGAAGTAAGTGTGATATTATCCTTCGTTAGGAGGGCTAGGTCGCCGTCTTCTAGTACCATGAATTCGCGGGTATGGCCAAGAAGCGCTGGAATGTCTGAGGCAATGTAGTTTTCGCCTTTCCCTATGCCGACGATTAGCGGACTATCTTTCCGAGCTGCTACCAAGATGTCAGGATGGTCTTTGTGAATGACGCCTATTGCGTATGATCCTTCTATCTCTTTTACAGCCTCTCGAACGGCTTCGAGAAGATCGCCCTTGTAGTGCTTTTCGACTAGGTGGGCGATTGTTTCTGTGTCAGTCTCAGATTTGAAGACATGTCCCTCTTTTGTGAGCTTTTCTCGCAGTTCAAGGTAGTTCTCTACGATGCCGTTGTGGACAACTGCAATGTCGCCTTCGCAGCTTGTATGGGGATGTGAGTTTGGAGTTGATGGTGCACCATGAGTTGCCCACCGAGTGTGGCAGATTCCTAAATTTCCGCTTAAATCGCCAACAATTTGTCGGAGATCTTTGATCTTTCCGACGGTCTTGACGACTTTCAAAGAATGGTCTGCCACAACTGCAATGCCTGCCGAGTCATAACCTCTGTACTCTAGCTTTGAAAGTTGGTCAAGCAAGGATGATACGCAGTTCCTGCTTCCAATAAATCCAACAATTCCACACATACTGACCTCTCTAAAGTATTTAGTTAGTATTTGCCGACCATTGCCGGTATGGAAACGATTACACACTAGGTCCCCAAAGTATGAATCTTCTGTCAAGGGGGACCTAGCATTATCTTACCACAGACGTGCCATAATAGTAAAGTCGCTAGAATAGATGACTTCAACACCGTCATCCAAAGCAGCATAAAATATGACTGCTCCGATTCTTTTAAAGCCCCTTTGTCAACGCCTTTCTAAGGTGAGCGTTATTGTTGGTGCATCGCAAATTTCAGGTGGTCCAAAATACTGAATTGGACCCGGGTAAATATATTCGTCATTAAGCGCCCATTTTTCTCGATTGGCTGCAAACTCCTTGAACGGTGCGCCGTCGAGGTCTACTAACGCTTTTCGGATGACAGGGATACGCTTTCCTTTGCGGACCTCCATATTAAGCATCATTGTGATTGGGACACCACCCGCTACCCATTCATCTGCTGGGCGTGTTAGATTTTTCACCATTACGGTGTATCCACTCAGGCCAGCTCGTATTAATTGTGCCGCTGCGTAGCCAAGCGAATATGCGTAATCTGCATCAAAGTTAGTCGGTGCCGCGCATCGGCCTTCATACCCAAAGAAATGTGATAGCGGACTGAACTTCACGAAGTCTTTGCCATCATGAGCTTGCAGGAAGCGTATTTTGTCGGAAACCAGGTCAATCAGCAACCTTTCGGTTTCAACTTGTGAGAGCGGGACGTTCCCATGGCTGTCTCTTTTGAGAAGAACTTCCTGGATGTCCACCGGTAGTGAATTGTATACTTTCCC is from Armatimonadota bacterium and encodes:
- a CDS encoding ATP-binding protein is translated as MIKEIKAQELDPERFISEKVKEIRDIVGDGMAINALSGGVDSSTVTMLGHIALGDRLKTVFIDNGIMRENEPQNVQSLFRELGVKVDIVDARDEFFTALKGITDPEEKREAITQTFYKKVFGRIVKESGAKYLLQGTILTDVDETVAGIKRQHNVFEQLGIDPQSAFGYKIIEPLIQLRKDGVRKLAEALGLPAKVYERIPFPGPALAARVIGEVTPERIETVRKATAIVERLLIETGAFQYMAILHEDKVTGIRDGKREFGQQIEIRCWDSVDARTATPTRLSFDILEKLAFEITSKVPGVVSVTYNITPKPPSTIEAV
- a CDS encoding glutamine--tRNA ligase/YqeY domain fusion protein, with translation MKEKKEISSDSPTDFIREAIIEDLRSGRFDHVHTRFPPEPNAYLHIGHAKAVWINYGIAQEFGGLFNLRFDDTNPATEEKEFVDAIIEDVRWLGVDWGDRLFFASDYFEQMYEWAIELIKKGKAYVCDLSAEELSRTRGTPTEPGIESPYRNRSVEENLDLFKRMRAGEFPDGARTLRAKIDMSSPNMNLRDPVMYRIMHKTHHRQGNKWCIYPMYDWAHGLEDSIEGITHSLCSLEYENHRPLYDWFLDQLGIYHPRQIEFARLNLSYTVMSKRRFIELVNGGYVNGYDDPRLPTLAGLRRRGYTPEAIREFCRRIGVAKTESVVDIAVLEDCIRDDLNKRAERRMAVMNPLKVVLVNYPENQVEELDVINNPEDPSSGTRKVPFSRELYIERDDFREEPPPKFFRLAPGREVRLRNAYFIKCEKVVKDKNGEVKELHCTYDPATRGGDAPDGRKVKATLHWVSARHAVQAEARLYDHLFLKPDPDDVEPGQSYLSNLNPNSLVVTDCFVEPSVVGSEPGTKYQFERIGYFCVDKDSTPERLVFNRTVTLRDTWAKIEKSLKTGS
- a CDS encoding phosphatidate cytidylyltransferase yields the protein MIMRFVSGIIGIPLMILSLLVWNGTPFILAIGLLSLLGLNEFYRGVRRTGAEPQEWLGVGCVILFLFAARERFNPPVILIPGVLTFFIISSLSIELLKRDRAPIRNLGVTYLGVIYVGWLFSYLVALQSIPGKTQMKITGFEVPWGAWLVLFVVFAAWAADTGAYLIGRKWGYHKMTPVLSPGKSWEGAFAGITWSVAMCVVMGLLVSMPWVHILVLGVSIALVSLVGDLVESSLKRELGLKDFGSILPGHGGILDRFDGLFFAAPFFYYYITLVMKF
- a CDS encoding GerMN domain-containing protein gives rise to the protein MKGMRFPFHLILPLTLFLSLLLGGACQSGTVYFLSQDGSMVGINDPAIADPISALSALAAGPEMVYGAGGLGSAIPRGTKIKGMNIEGDTVIVDFSEEVLAGLDEARLEAIFKQTKATVEQFIPRKSIRLTVNGELMSNFLPPAPEIEPAGTTEPTGEVGIQSLSGRSITLSPGHGIYWNGSGWYTARPVYCAPLDQEDFHNLTYSIYLKSYLEADGMLVKMVRCTDKNYGTCPLSNQDWWKMGASYWLQHVGYPCSVYASYTGDCTLGTGASESSDDIRARPLASDYDNTNIYISLHTNGYQGDCYGTTCPTGTITYYDCSAEHAAWCNVSQNLANAVHDSLISTIRNEIGDSGWVDRGKADSNGAYGEIRIPDRAAILIELAFHDTCDLDAIRLRDSFWTSGAMWGIYKGICQYFGTTPTWGFYSSEYVSDTIPSQMAPGEVRQVSITLRNRGVVWSEAKAFRLGAVDDSDPFTTQTRHTITGEVNPGDTYTWTFTLTAPTTPGNYITDWRMVRDGVTWFGATVQKSIQVGGEPDTQPPSVPQNLAAVPVLPTQVNLTWSASTDNVGVVGYKIYRNNSQIGVSTTTSYSDTTCSSNTTYTYEVTAYDGALNESGRSAPAVVTTPATTDFIIDNPDATFTGTWSTGTMSVDKYGSDYRYIGTQTTETGTATWRPNIQLAGYYDVYCWYPQGSNRTTKAPYTVYWNGGSQLVEVNQQTNGGRWNILVSSKPFATGTGGYLRLGNATGESSLVVMADAARFLKVGDIDSQPPSVPTDLTATVVSKTRVDLSWTASTDNVGVAGYKIYRNGAQIGIAAATSYSDTTCSPNTSYTYTVSAYDAAGNESAQSAPAYATTPGVQTKNYAPTSITLTKGSVASGSVSNLASNDSSYLVINSAKQGQNQIIDWYSSVSIAEAPGSVTKLSITFDGKLSTSLNQKLYLYNWSTSSWVEIDSRTVGNSDVTITWSTTSPASYISASGEIRLRQYTTVKSTSHSSSTDFVQFSIEY
- a CDS encoding diacylglycerol kinase family lipid kinase, giving the protein MSTVLIYNPTAGRSHSRLFRRGLEQAIREHGLECEIKSTAKPGDATIFARQAAEKGAKLIIAAGGDGTINEVVTGMAGSGSTLGILPLGTVNVLARELGIPLKINKAVKTILQGHVKNIDIGVANSRCFVLMAGFGFDAEVVANIVQPLKDLIGATAYVLKGLETLARYKATKFTLEMPDNRYSGLAYVVVVANSPTYTYKLKIAPYGSHDDGLLDVLVFEQPVTFKLGFLRQILELFMQKHVYNKNIRYFKTTSVIVRSEPDTMVQLDGDSFGKTPVAVSISPHALPVLVP
- the glmS gene encoding glutamine--fructose-6-phosphate transaminase (isomerizing); protein product: MCGIVGFIGSRNCVSSLLDQLSKLEYRGYDSAGIAVVADHSLKVVKTVGKIKDLRQIVGDLSGNLGICHTRWATHGAPSTPNSHPHTSCEGDIAVVHNGIVENYLELREKLTKEGHVFKSETDTETIAHLVEKHYKGDLLEAVREAVKEIEGSYAIGVIHKDHPDILVAARKDSPLIVGIGKGENYIASDIPALLGHTREFMVLEDGDLALLTKDNITLTSVSGAPVKREVLQITWDANAAEKGGYEHFMIKEIHEQPAVIKEALRGRLTADDTVSLEETKLTPEQLKRFNRIYIVACGTAYYAGCVGKYFFEKVLGVPVEVDLASEFRYRGPILDDKSLVIAISQSGETADTLAAVRLAKKFGSTTVAVVNVIGSSLYRECDSILYTRAGPEICVASTKAYITQIIGLYLMGIYLARARGTMSLEQEKEYVRELRKLPEVAERALQTEDQIKEIAKALAPQEHAYFLGRGLDYAVGLEGALKLKEISYIHAEAYAAGEMKHGPLALITKGTWVIVPVTQEHVREKTISNIKEMQARGATILALLKEGDPDLSHVVDYVVWVPKVHDLFMPVPTMIPLQLLAYWTSQILNREIDQPRNLAKSVTVE